The Armatimonadota bacterium genome contains a region encoding:
- the rplV gene encoding 50S ribosomal protein L22 → MEVRAVAKYVKVQPRKVRIVADVVKGQPAILAAAKLRFHPSKGARSLRKVLVSAIANAAENNGISADALRIRSIAVDEGPKQKRITQKAMGRGARIEKKTSHITVVLEDYEPKTVSAGSSTKAKPRPKFAAPKKAKAAKAEKVEEAPVAEAVEEAPAAESAPEAEAPQGEATE, encoded by the coding sequence ATGGAAGTACGAGCAGTCGCTAAATATGTAAAGGTTCAACCTCGAAAGGTTCGAATCGTAGCGGACGTGGTCAAGGGTCAGCCAGCTATTTTGGCCGCCGCCAAGCTGCGGTTCCATCCTAGTAAGGGTGCCCGAAGCCTGCGAAAGGTCTTGGTCAGCGCGATCGCGAATGCGGCCGAAAACAACGGAATCAGCGCCGATGCACTGCGCATCCGGTCGATCGCCGTTGACGAAGGGCCAAAGCAAAAGCGAATCACCCAAAAGGCTATGGGCCGCGGTGCGCGCATCGAAAAGAAGACCAGCCACATCACGGTTGTCTTGGAAGACTACGAGCCAAAAACGGTTTCTGCTGGCTCATCCACCAAGGCTAAGCCACGACCAAAGTTTGCTGCACCAAAGAAGGCCAAGGCAGCTAAGGCAGAAAAGGTAGAAGAGGCGCCAGTAGCAGAAGCTGTTGAGGAAGCCCCAGCTGCTGAATCTGCTCCAGAGGCCGAAGCACCACAGGGAGAAGCCACAGAGTAA
- the rpsC gene encoding 30S ribosomal protein S3 has protein sequence MGQKIHPIGFRIGVIRKADSNWFADKKQYKTYLKSDRDIRKEIQKRFGLGLISRIEIERAANRIKINIFTSRPGAIIGRGGKGIDDLSNELNRRVRSEDPTLVVQVNVTEVRQPELDAQLVAENVAVQLEKRVSHRRAMRQAMTRAVRMNGRGMKIMVSGRLNGAEIARTEMDKVGKVPLHTLRADIDYGTATATTLYGSIGIKVWVYKGEVLPERQRAAEARRREMESLKPKAEVTENVNA, from the coding sequence ATGGGTCAAAAAATTCATCCAATTGGTTTCCGAATCGGCGTCATCCGCAAAGCGGACAGCAATTGGTTCGCCGACAAGAAGCAATACAAGACTTATCTCAAGTCTGACCGCGATATCCGAAAGGAGATTCAAAAGCGGTTTGGCCTGGGTCTTATCAGCCGAATCGAAATCGAACGAGCTGCCAACCGGATCAAGATCAACATCTTCACCAGTCGGCCAGGCGCGATCATCGGCCGAGGCGGTAAGGGAATTGACGATCTTAGCAACGAACTGAACCGAAGAGTGCGATCTGAAGACCCAACACTCGTCGTTCAAGTCAACGTTACTGAAGTTCGACAACCAGAGCTCGATGCTCAACTGGTCGCAGAAAACGTCGCTGTTCAACTCGAAAAGCGCGTTTCGCACCGACGAGCAATGCGGCAAGCCATGACCCGAGCCGTCCGAATGAATGGCCGCGGTATGAAGATCATGGTCAGCGGACGATTGAACGGTGCTGAAATCGCTCGAACCGAAATGGACAAGGTCGGAAAGGTGCCATTGCACACTCTCCGAGCCGACATCGACTACGGAACCGCGACCGCAACGACCCTTTATGGTTCGATCGGTATCAAGGTCTGGGTCTATAAGGGTGAAGTCCTCCCAGAACGACAGCGCGCTGCTGAAGCTCGCCGCCGAGAAATGGAATCTTTGAAACCAAAAGCAGAGGTGACTGAAAATGTTAATGCCTAA